One window of Streptomyces sp. FIT100 genomic DNA carries:
- the infB gene encoding translation initiation factor IF-2 encodes MAKVRVYELAKEFGVESKAVMAKLQELGEFVRSASSTIEAPVVRKLTDAFQQGSGASPAKRAAGKPAAPRKATPAKPAAPSPAQAARPAAPKPGAPAPKPAAAEAPKSVPAAPAPAPGPRPTPGPKPPAAPKPAPVTPAAPVAPVAPAAPAAPEFTAPPAAPAAGPRPGATPGPRPSARPGQGGGQGGGRSGAPRPGGERQGPRPGGRPAGPRPGNNPFTSGGSTGMARPQAPRPGGAPRPGGAGAPGGPRPQGAGQGGPRPQGGGPRPTPGGMPRPQAPRGAGGPGGGPGGNRPNPGMMPQRPAAGPRPGPGGGGRGPGGPGGRPGGGGGGGGRPGFAGRPAGPGGGGRPGGGGGGFGGPRPGGGGFGGGPGGGGGGGRPGFGGRPGGPGGRGGTQGAFGRPGGPARRGRKSKRQRRQEYEAMQAPSVGGVMLPRGNGETVRLSRGASLTDFAEKINANPASLVAVMMNLGEMVTATQSVSDETLQLLAGEMNYTVQIVSPEEEDRELLESFDIEFGEDEGGEEFLVARPPVVTVMGHVDHGKTRLLDAIRKTNVVAGEAGGITQHIGAYQVSTKVNEEERRITFIDTPGHEAFTAMRARGAKSTDIAILVVAANDGVMPQTIEALNHAKAADVPIVVAVNKIDVEGADPTKVRGQLTEFGLVAEEYGGETMFVDISAKQGLNIDSLLEAVVLTADAALDLRANPEQDAQGIAIESHLDRGRGAVSTVLVQRGTLRIGDTMVVGDAYGRVRAMLDDKGNNVEEAAPSTPVLVLGLTNVPGAGDNFLVVDEDRTARQIAEKRAARERNAAFAKRTRRVSLEDLDKVLKAGEVQQLNLIIKGDASGAVEALESSLLQLDVGEEVDIRVLHRGVGAVTESDIDLATGSDAIVIGYNVRAAGRATQMAEREGVDVRYYSVIYQAIEEIEAALKGMLKPEYEEVELGTAEIREVFRSSKLGNIAGVLIRSGEVKRNTKARLVRDGKVIAENLNIEGLRRFKDDVTEIREGFEGGINLGNFNDIKVDDVIATYEMREKPRG; translated from the coding sequence GTGGCTAAGGTCCGGGTATACGAACTCGCCAAGGAGTTCGGTGTAGAGAGCAAGGCCGTCATGGCCAAGCTCCAAGAACTCGGTGAATTCGTCCGTTCGGCGTCCTCGACGATCGAGGCGCCGGTTGTACGCAAATTGACTGATGCTTTCCAGCAGGGCTCCGGGGCCTCCCCCGCGAAGCGCGCTGCCGGAAAGCCCGCGGCGCCGCGCAAGGCGACGCCTGCGAAGCCCGCCGCGCCCTCCCCGGCGCAGGCGGCGCGTCCCGCTGCCCCCAAGCCCGGCGCCCCGGCCCCCAAGCCGGCCGCTGCCGAGGCTCCCAAGAGTGTTCCCGCGGCCCCGGCACCCGCCCCCGGCCCTCGGCCGACCCCGGGCCCCAAGCCCCCGGCCGCGCCGAAGCCGGCTCCGGTCACCCCGGCCGCTCCGGTTGCTCCGGTTGCACCGGCCGCTCCGGCCGCGCCGGAGTTCACCGCGCCTCCGGCAGCTCCGGCCGCCGGTCCCCGGCCCGGTGCCACTCCCGGCCCGCGTCCGTCCGCCCGCCCCGGTCAGGGCGGCGGTCAGGGCGGTGGCCGTTCCGGTGCCCCGCGCCCCGGCGGCGAACGTCAGGGCCCCCGTCCGGGCGGCCGACCCGCGGGTCCGCGTCCGGGCAACAACCCGTTCACCTCTGGTGGCTCCACCGGCATGGCGCGCCCGCAGGCGCCCCGTCCGGGCGGCGCCCCGCGTCCCGGTGGCGCCGGTGCCCCGGGTGGTCCGCGTCCGCAGGGCGCCGGTCAGGGCGGTCCCCGTCCGCAGGGCGGCGGCCCCCGTCCGACCCCGGGCGGCATGCCGCGTCCGCAGGCTCCGCGCGGAGCCGGTGGCCCCGGTGGCGGCCCCGGTGGTAACCGTCCGAACCCGGGCATGATGCCGCAGCGTCCCGCTGCCGGCCCGCGTCCCGGTCCCGGCGGCGGTGGCCGTGGTCCCGGCGGCCCCGGTGGCCGTCCGGGTGGCGGCGGCGGTGGCGGCGGTCGTCCCGGCTTCGCCGGCCGTCCGGCCGGTCCCGGCGGCGGCGGTCGTCCCGGTGGCGGCGGTGGCGGCTTCGGCGGCCCGCGTCCCGGTGGCGGCGGCTTCGGCGGCGGCCCCGGCGGCGGTGGCGGCGGCGGTCGTCCCGGCTTCGGCGGTCGTCCCGGTGGTCCCGGCGGCCGTGGTGGCACGCAGGGTGCGTTCGGCCGTCCCGGCGGTCCGGCGCGCCGTGGCCGTAAGTCGAAGCGGCAGAGGCGCCAGGAGTACGAGGCCATGCAGGCCCCGTCCGTCGGCGGTGTGATGCTGCCTCGTGGCAACGGCGAGACCGTCCGTCTGTCGCGCGGTGCGTCCCTCACCGACTTCGCGGAGAAGATCAACGCCAACCCGGCGTCGCTCGTCGCCGTGATGATGAACCTCGGCGAGATGGTCACGGCCACCCAGTCCGTGTCCGACGAGACGCTGCAGCTTCTCGCCGGCGAGATGAACTACACGGTTCAGATCGTCAGCCCGGAGGAGGAGGACCGCGAGCTTCTCGAGTCCTTCGACATCGAGTTCGGCGAGGACGAGGGCGGCGAGGAGTTCCTGGTCGCACGTCCGCCGGTGGTGACCGTCATGGGTCACGTCGACCACGGTAAGACGCGACTGCTCGACGCCATCCGCAAGACGAACGTCGTCGCGGGCGAGGCCGGCGGTATCACCCAGCACATCGGTGCGTACCAGGTCTCGACCAAGGTCAACGAGGAAGAGCGCCGCATCACCTTCATCGACACCCCGGGTCACGAGGCGTTCACCGCCATGCGTGCCCGTGGTGCCAAGTCGACCGACATCGCGATCCTCGTGGTGGCGGCCAACGACGGTGTGATGCCCCAGACGATCGAGGCGCTGAACCACGCCAAGGCGGCCGACGTGCCGATCGTGGTCGCGGTCAACAAGATCGACGTCGAGGGTGCGGACCCGACCAAGGTGCGCGGTCAGCTGACCGAGTTCGGCCTGGTGGCCGAGGAGTACGGCGGCGAGACCATGTTCGTCGACATCTCCGCCAAGCAGGGTCTGAACATCGACTCCCTGCTGGAGGCCGTGGTCCTGACGGCGGACGCCGCCCTGGACCTGCGTGCCAACCCGGAGCAGGACGCGCAGGGCATCGCGATCGAGTCCCACCTCGACCGCGGCCGCGGTGCCGTCTCGACCGTCCTGGTCCAGCGCGGAACGCTGCGCATCGGCGACACGATGGTGGTCGGCGACGCGTACGGCCGTGTCCGGGCGATGCTCGACGACAAGGGCAACAACGTCGAGGAAGCGGCTCCGTCGACCCCCGTCCTGGTCCTGGGTCTCACCAACGTCCCGGGCGCCGGCGACAACTTCCTGGTCGTCGACGAGGACCGCACGGCCCGCCAGATCGCCGAGAAGCGCGCCGCCCGTGAGCGCAACGCCGCGTTCGCCAAGCGCACCCGCAGGGTGTCGCTGGAGGACCTGGACAAGGTGCTCAAGGCCGGCGAGGTCCAGCAGCTCAACCTCATCATCAAGGGCGACGCGTCCGGTGCGGTGGAGGCTCTCGAGTCCTCGCTGCTCCAGCTCGACGTCGGCGAAGAGGTCGACATCCGGGTCCTGCACCGCGGTGTCGGTGCGGTCACCGAGTCGGACATCGACCTGGCGACCGGCTCCGACGCCATCGTGATCGGCTACAACGTGCGCGCCGCCGGGCGTGCCACGCAGATGGCCGAGCGCGAGGGTGTGGACGTCCGCTACTACTCGGTCATCTACCAGGCGATCGAGGAGATCGAGGCGGCCCTCAAGGGCATGCTCAAGCCGGAGTACGAAGAGGTCGAGCTCGGCACGGCGGAGATCCGCGAGGTCTTCCGCTCGTCCAAGCTGGGCAACATCGCGGGTGTTCTCATCCGCTCCGGCGAGGTCAAGCGCAACACCAAGGCGCGCCTCGTCCGCGACGGCAAGGTCATCGCGGAGAACCTCAACATCGAGGGTCTGCGTCGCTTCAAGGACGACGTCACCGAGATCCGCGAAGGCTTCGAGGGTGGTATCAACCTCGGAAACTTCAACGACATCAAGGTCGACGACGTCATCGCGACGTACGAGATGCGCGAGAAGCCGCGCGGCTGA
- a CDS encoding YlxR family protein, with amino-acid sequence MSGRTQARACPERTCVGCRERAAKSDLLRIVAIEDACVPDHRGTLPGRGAYLHPASVCLDLAVRRRAFPRALRVQGPLDTADVRLAVEKTAA; translated from the coding sequence TTGTCTGGCCGGACGCAAGCCCGCGCCTGCCCTGAGCGAACCTGCGTGGGATGCCGGGAGCGAGCGGCCAAGAGCGATCTGCTGCGCATCGTGGCGATCGAGGACGCATGTGTCCCCGATCATCGCGGTACGCTGCCCGGCCGGGGTGCGTATCTGCACCCCGCCTCGGTCTGTCTCGACCTGGCGGTCCGCCGCCGGGCGTTCCCGAGGGCCCTCAGGGTCCAGGGGCCGCTCGATACCGCGGATGTTCGCCTGGCCGTCGAGAAGACGGCGGCGTAG
- the rimP gene encoding ribosome maturation factor RimP, with the protein MSTTQSERLRGLLEPLVSAADLDLEEIELSRAGRRRVLRVVVDSEDGVDLDACAELSRVISDKLDETDAMGDDEYQLEVTSPGAERPLKEHRHYLRAKGRLARFQLTTPEGQPAGELVARILDLDDDGLDLEVPGVKGRKPTTRRIAFDEIAKARVEIEFSRKDKKEEEA; encoded by the coding sequence ATGAGCACCACCCAGAGCGAGAGGCTGCGCGGACTGCTCGAACCGCTCGTCAGCGCCGCGGATCTGGATCTGGAAGAGATCGAACTGTCCCGGGCCGGCCGTCGCCGTGTGCTGCGGGTCGTCGTGGATTCCGAGGACGGCGTCGATCTGGACGCCTGCGCCGAGCTGAGCCGTGTCATCTCCGACAAGCTCGACGAGACCGACGCCATGGGCGACGACGAGTACCAGCTCGAAGTGACCTCCCCGGGAGCCGAGCGCCCGCTCAAGGAGCACCGTCACTACCTGCGCGCCAAGGGCCGGCTGGCCAGGTTCCAGCTGACCACCCCGGAGGGACAGCCCGCCGGTGAGCTGGTCGCGCGGATCCTCGACCTGGACGACGATGGCCTCGACCTGGAGGTGCCGGGCGTGAAGGGCCGTAAGCCCACCACCCGGCGCATCGCCTTCGACGAGATCGCCAAGGCGCGTGTGGAGATCGAGTTCAGCCGCAAGGACAAGAAGGAAGAGGAGGCGTAG
- a CDS encoding aminoglycoside phosphotransferase family protein translates to MAFEPPQRLVRALPLGESEWLGQLPKLLEDAVVRHGLDVERVVAPGGRSSLVALVRRSDGSPAALKLVPPSAAAGLEGAALECWNGFGAVRVLDASEGALLLERLHPEVSVRSLPESKALLEAAGTVRRLWVEPPAGHAFETVAERTGRQAAALSEHADEAPPALVSGALGAREELLAGAAEELLLHGNFRQSKVLGGDRAPWLTVGPEPLVGERAYDLARLVRDRVEDLIATVSGPSAARRRVNRLADSLDLDPDRLRGWTLFRAVESATRAMVSGRGREAELSLELAAWL, encoded by the coding sequence ATGGCTTTCGAACCGCCCCAGCGTCTGGTGCGGGCGCTCCCGCTCGGCGAGAGCGAATGGCTCGGGCAGCTGCCCAAGCTCCTGGAGGACGCGGTCGTCCGGCACGGTCTGGACGTGGAACGGGTGGTCGCCCCCGGCGGGCGCAGCAGCCTGGTCGCGCTCGTACGGCGGTCGGACGGCTCGCCCGCTGCGCTGAAGCTCGTCCCGCCCTCCGCCGCGGCCGGTCTTGAGGGGGCCGCGCTGGAGTGCTGGAACGGGTTCGGCGCGGTCCGGGTGCTGGACGCGTCCGAGGGGGCGCTGCTGCTGGAGCGGCTGCATCCCGAGGTGTCGGTGCGGTCGCTCCCGGAGTCGAAGGCGCTCCTGGAGGCGGCGGGGACGGTGCGGCGGCTGTGGGTGGAGCCGCCCGCCGGCCATGCCTTCGAGACGGTCGCCGAGCGTACGGGGCGGCAGGCCGCAGCCCTGTCGGAGCACGCCGACGAGGCGCCGCCTGCGCTCGTGTCCGGGGCGCTGGGGGCGCGCGAGGAGCTGCTGGCCGGGGCGGCCGAGGAGCTGCTCCTCCACGGCAACTTCCGCCAGAGCAAGGTCCTCGGCGGTGACCGGGCGCCGTGGCTGACGGTCGGGCCCGAGCCGCTGGTCGGTGAGCGGGCGTACGACCTGGCCCGCCTCGTCCGCGACCGGGTCGAGGACCTCATCGCGACGGTCTCGGGCCCCTCGGCGGCCCGCCGCCGTGTGAACCGCCTGGCGGACTCCCTGGACCTGGACCCGGACCGGCTGCGCGGCTGGACCCTCTTCCGCGCGGTGGAATCGGCCACCCGAGCGATGGTCTCCGGCCGCGGCCGCGAGGCGGAACTGTCCTTGGAGCTGGCGGCCTGGCTCTAG
- a CDS encoding ferritin-like domain-containing protein: MSTLHTTRAAQAALAAEHAAVYGYGVVGGRVAPARRAEATAAYEAHRARRDALERTVRDLGGKPVVADAAYVLPFPVPDAAAAVRLAAVLEDRVAGVYSDLVRAAEGPLRREAAGALREAAVRAVRWRGSGVAFPGLTELTEPAVAVGRTAG; encoded by the coding sequence ATGAGCACCCTCCACACCACGCGGGCCGCGCAGGCCGCGCTCGCCGCCGAGCATGCGGCGGTGTACGGCTACGGCGTCGTCGGCGGACGCGTCGCCCCCGCCAGGCGGGCGGAGGCGACGGCTGCGTACGAGGCGCACCGCGCGCGCCGCGACGCCCTGGAGCGAACGGTGCGTGACCTGGGCGGCAAGCCGGTGGTCGCGGACGCCGCCTATGTGCTGCCGTTCCCGGTGCCGGACGCGGCCGCTGCCGTACGGCTCGCCGCGGTGCTGGAGGACCGGGTCGCGGGCGTCTACTCCGACCTGGTGCGCGCCGCCGAGGGTCCGCTGCGGAGGGAGGCCGCCGGTGCGCTGCGCGAAGCGGCGGTGCGGGCGGTGCGGTGGCGGGGCAGCGGCGTAGCCTTTCCGGGGCTCACGGAGCTCACCGAGCCGGCCGTCGCGGTCGGCCGGACCGCCGGGTGA
- the rbfA gene encoding 30S ribosome-binding factor RbfA — translation MADNARARKLADRIQVVVAETLDRRIKDPRLGFVTITDARVTGDLREATVFYTVYGDDEERAASAAALESAKGVLRSEVGRQTGVRFTPTLTFVPDALPDTARTIDDLLDKARAKDAEVRQTAVGKAHAGEADPYRKPEDEDEGRDDEGEGEASA, via the coding sequence GTGGCCGACAACGCGCGGGCCCGCAAGCTGGCCGATCGCATCCAGGTCGTGGTCGCGGAGACCCTGGACCGGCGTATCAAGGATCCGCGGCTGGGCTTCGTCACGATCACGGACGCCCGGGTCACCGGCGACCTGCGGGAGGCCACGGTCTTCTACACGGTCTACGGGGACGACGAGGAGCGCGCCGCGTCCGCCGCGGCGCTGGAGTCCGCCAAGGGCGTCCTCCGCTCCGAGGTGGGCAGGCAGACCGGGGTGCGCTTCACGCCGACGCTGACCTTCGTCCCGGACGCCCTGCCGGACACGGCACGGACCATCGACGACCTGCTCGACAAGGCCCGGGCCAAGGACGCGGAGGTCCGCCAGACCGCCGTGGGCAAGGCCCACGCAGGCGAGGCCGACCCGTACCGCAAGCCGGAGGACGAGGACGAGGGCCGGGACGACGAGGGCGAGGGCGAAGCCTCCGCATGA
- a CDS encoding DUF503 domain-containing protein, producing MFVGTLSFDLLLGDVRSLKEKRSVVRPIVAELQRKYAVAVAEVGDQNLHRRAEIGLAAVSGDPAHLTDVLDRCERLVAARPEVELLSVRRRLHGDED from the coding sequence ATGTTTGTGGGGACGCTGTCCTTCGACCTGCTTCTCGGCGATGTCCGGTCGCTGAAGGAGAAACGCTCCGTGGTCCGCCCGATCGTGGCCGAACTCCAGCGCAAATACGCGGTGGCCGTGGCCGAAGTGGGCGATCAGAACCTCCACCGCAGGGCCGAGATCGGCCTCGCGGCGGTGTCCGGGGATCCGGCACACCTCACAGATGTACTGGACCGGTGCGAGCGCCTTGTCGCCGCCCGGCCGGAAGTGGAGCTGCTGTCGGTTCGACGGCGGCTGCACGGTGACGAAGACTGA
- a CDS encoding ABC transporter ATP-binding protein, protein MTTAPATTPLLSAAGLRVTFPGRRGAPAARAVDGVDLDIGAGEIVALVGESGCGKTSLARALLGLVEPTAGRVTFGGAPLSYGSKALRAYRRRVQLVLQDPSGSLNPRHTVYDAVAEGLRIHGYAGDERAAVAEALSRAGLRPPERFFLRYPHELSGGQRQRVVIAGALVLQPELIVADEPVASLDASVRGEILALLLRLRDELDLSALVVTHDLGLAWNIADRVAVMYLGRIVETGPVEEVLTAPRHPYTRALLSVLPESADLPVVLTGEPPDPTRIPSGCRFHARCQVLASGEAETAGVAARCRGEDLPVLPGAGPADVACHWATH, encoded by the coding sequence ATGACCACGGCTCCGGCCACAACTCCCCTGCTGTCGGCGGCCGGCCTGCGGGTCACGTTCCCCGGCCGCCGGGGCGCCCCGGCGGCGCGCGCCGTCGACGGGGTCGATCTCGACATCGGCGCCGGCGAGATCGTGGCGCTCGTCGGCGAGTCCGGCTGCGGCAAGACGTCGCTGGCGCGGGCGCTGCTCGGACTGGTCGAACCGACGGCGGGGCGTGTGACGTTCGGCGGGGCGCCGCTGTCGTACGGCTCGAAGGCGCTGCGGGCGTATCGCAGGCGGGTGCAGCTGGTCCTCCAGGACCCGAGCGGATCGCTCAATCCACGGCACACCGTGTACGACGCGGTCGCCGAGGGGCTGCGGATCCACGGCTACGCCGGCGACGAGCGCGCCGCGGTCGCGGAGGCGCTGTCCCGGGCGGGGCTGCGTCCGCCGGAGCGCTTCTTCCTGCGTTACCCGCACGAGCTGTCGGGCGGCCAGCGCCAGCGCGTCGTCATCGCGGGCGCACTGGTCCTCCAGCCCGAACTGATCGTCGCCGACGAGCCGGTGGCGTCGCTGGACGCGTCGGTGCGGGGAGAGATCCTCGCGCTGCTGCTGCGGCTGCGGGACGAACTGGACCTCTCCGCGCTGGTGGTCACCCACGACCTGGGGCTTGCGTGGAACATCGCGGACCGGGTCGCGGTGATGTACCTGGGCCGGATCGTGGAGACCGGCCCGGTGGAGGAGGTCCTCACGGCGCCGCGGCACCCGTACACGCGGGCGCTGCTGTCCGTGCTGCCGGAGTCCGCCGATCTCCCGGTGGTCCTCACCGGGGAGCCCCCGGACCCCACCCGGATTCCTTCGGGGTGCCGCTTCCACGCCCGCTGCCAGGTCCTCGCGTCGGGCGAGGCGGAGACGGCGGGCGTCGCGGCCCGCTGCCGCGGCGAGGACCTCCCGGTCCTCCCGGGCGCGGGCCCAGCCGACGTTGCCTGCCACTGGGCCACCCATTGA
- a CDS encoding bifunctional riboflavin kinase/FAD synthetase, whose product MQRWRGLEDIPQDWGRSVVTIGSYDGVHRGHQLIIGRAVERARELGVPSVVVTFDPHPSEVVRPGSHPPLLAPHHRRAELMAELGVDAVLILPFTSEFSKLSPADFIVKVLVDKLHACAVIEGPNFRFGHRAAGNVDFLAELGRTYDYEVEVVDLYVRGEAGGGEPFSSTLTRRLITGGDVEGAAEILGRPHRVEGVVVRGAQRGRELGYPTANVETLPHTAIPADGVYAGWLTADGERMPAAISVGTNPQFDGTERTVEAYAIDRVGLDLYGLHVAVDFLAYVRGMEKFVSIEALLDAIAEDVKRARELTTAYDA is encoded by the coding sequence GTGCAGCGCTGGCGTGGCTTGGAGGACATCCCCCAGGACTGGGGACGCAGCGTCGTCACCATCGGCTCCTACGACGGCGTCCACCGGGGGCACCAGCTGATCATCGGGCGCGCCGTGGAGCGGGCCCGCGAGCTAGGGGTGCCGTCGGTCGTCGTCACCTTCGACCCGCACCCGAGTGAGGTCGTCCGCCCCGGCAGCCACCCGCCGCTGCTCGCCCCGCACCACCGGCGCGCGGAGCTGATGGCGGAGCTCGGTGTCGACGCGGTGCTGATCCTCCCCTTCACGTCGGAGTTCTCGAAGCTGTCGCCCGCGGACTTCATCGTGAAGGTCCTCGTCGACAAGCTGCACGCGTGCGCCGTGATCGAGGGCCCGAACTTCCGCTTCGGCCACAGGGCGGCGGGGAACGTGGACTTCCTCGCCGAGCTCGGCCGCACCTACGACTACGAGGTCGAGGTCGTCGATCTGTACGTACGGGGTGAAGCGGGTGGCGGCGAGCCCTTCTCGTCGACGCTGACGCGGCGGCTGATCACCGGTGGCGACGTCGAGGGCGCCGCCGAGATCCTCGGCCGCCCCCACCGCGTCGAGGGCGTCGTCGTGCGCGGCGCCCAGCGCGGCCGGGAGCTGGGCTATCCGACGGCGAACGTCGAGACGCTCCCGCACACGGCGATCCCCGCGGACGGGGTGTACGCGGGCTGGCTCACCGCCGACGGCGAGCGCATGCCGGCCGCGATCTCCGTCGGCACGAACCCGCAGTTCGACGGCACCGAGCGCACGGTCGAGGCGTACGCCATCGACCGCGTCGGGCTCGACCTGTACGGGCTGCACGTGGCCGTGGACTTCCTCGCGTACGTGCGGGGCATGGAGAAGTTCGTGTCGATCGAGGCGCTGCTGGACGCGATCGCGGAGGACGTGAAGCGGGCGCGGGAACTGACCACTGCGTACGACGCGTAG
- the nusA gene encoding transcription termination factor NusA — MDIDVKLLRGLAQEKEIAFDLLVEAIESALLIAYHRTPDSRRHARVVLDRQTGHVTVWAKEDPSELEEGQEPREFDDTPHDFGRIAASTARQVIQQRLRDAENDVTFGEYARREGDVVAGQVQQGKDPKNVLVKLDDKLEAILPVQEQVPGEEYTHGLRLRTYVVRVAKGVRGPSVTLSRTHPNLVKKLFALEVPEIADGSVEIAAIAREAGHRTKIAVRSTRSGLNAKGACIGPMGGRVRNVMAELHGEKIDIVDWSDDPGEMVANALSPARVSKVEIVDLAARSARVTVPDYQLSLAIGKEGQNARLAARLTGWRIDIRPDTEQPAEQPAEQD; from the coding sequence GTGGACATCGACGTGAAGCTCCTGAGGGGCTTGGCACAGGAGAAGGAGATTGCCTTCGACCTGTTGGTCGAGGCGATCGAGTCGGCCCTCCTCATCGCGTACCACCGCACCCCGGACAGCCGTCGCCACGCCCGTGTCGTGCTGGACCGCCAGACCGGTCATGTGACCGTGTGGGCCAAGGAGGACCCGTCCGAGCTCGAGGAGGGCCAGGAGCCCCGCGAGTTCGACGACACCCCGCACGACTTCGGCCGTATCGCCGCCTCGACCGCCCGCCAGGTCATCCAGCAGCGGCTGCGGGACGCCGAGAACGACGTCACCTTCGGCGAGTACGCCCGCCGTGAGGGGGATGTCGTCGCCGGCCAGGTCCAGCAGGGCAAGGACCCCAAGAACGTCCTGGTCAAGCTGGACGACAAGCTGGAGGCCATCCTGCCGGTGCAGGAGCAGGTGCCGGGCGAGGAGTACACGCACGGGCTGCGGCTGCGCACGTACGTCGTCCGGGTGGCCAAGGGGGTGCGCGGCCCGTCCGTCACCCTGTCGAGGACGCACCCCAATCTGGTGAAGAAGCTCTTCGCCCTGGAGGTCCCCGAGATCGCGGACGGCTCGGTCGAGATCGCCGCGATCGCCCGGGAGGCCGGCCACCGGACCAAGATCGCCGTGCGGTCGACCCGGAGCGGCCTGAACGCCAAGGGCGCGTGCATCGGCCCGATGGGCGGCCGTGTGCGCAATGTGATGGCCGAGCTGCACGGCGAGAAGATCGACATCGTCGACTGGTCGGACGACCCGGGCGAGATGGTCGCCAACGCGCTCTCCCCGGCGCGGGTATCCAAGGTCGAGATCGTCGACCTCGCCGCCCGCTCGGCCCGGGTGACGGTGCCGGACTACCAGCTGTCGCTGGCGATCGGCAAGGAAGGGCAGAACGCCCGGCTCGCCGCCCGTCTCACCGGATGGCGTATCGACATCCGCCCGGACACCGAGCAGCCGGCCGAGCAGCCGGCCGAGCAGGACTGA
- the truB gene encoding tRNA pseudouridine(55) synthase TruB, translating to MSQQDRTPDGLVIVDKPSGFTSHDVVAKMRGIARTRRVGHAGTLDPMATGVLVLGVEKATKLLGHLALTEKEYLGTIRLGQNTVTDDAEGEITSSTDASGVARDAVYAGVAELTGDIMQVPSKVSAIKIDGKRSYARVRGGEEFDIPARPVTVSSFQVYDIREAVADDGTPVVDLVVSVVCSSGTYIRALARDLGAGLGVGGHLTALRRTRVGPYKLDVAKTLDQLQEELTVMPIGEAAAAAFPRWVVDERRARLLANGVRLDMPVYETQGPIAVFGPEDRLLALVEQQHGKAKSLAVFG from the coding sequence ATGAGCCAGCAGGACAGGACGCCCGACGGGCTTGTCATCGTGGACAAGCCGTCGGGCTTCACTTCGCACGACGTCGTCGCGAAGATGCGTGGAATCGCGCGTACCCGCAGGGTCGGGCACGCGGGCACCCTCGACCCGATGGCGACCGGTGTGCTCGTCCTCGGCGTCGAGAAGGCCACCAAGCTCCTCGGCCATCTCGCGCTGACCGAGAAGGAGTACCTCGGTACGATCCGGCTCGGCCAGAACACGGTCACCGACGACGCCGAGGGCGAGATCACCTCCTCCACGGACGCCTCCGGGGTCGCGCGCGACGCCGTCTACGCGGGCGTCGCCGAGCTGACCGGCGACATCATGCAGGTGCCGTCCAAGGTCAGCGCCATCAAGATCGACGGCAAGCGCTCGTACGCACGCGTACGGGGCGGCGAGGAGTTCGACATCCCGGCCCGGCCGGTGACCGTCTCCTCGTTCCAGGTGTACGACATCCGCGAGGCCGTCGCCGACGACGGGACCCCGGTCGTCGACCTGGTCGTCTCGGTCGTCTGCTCCTCCGGTACGTACATCCGCGCCCTCGCCCGTGACCTGGGCGCCGGGCTCGGCGTCGGCGGGCACCTGACCGCGCTGCGCCGCACCCGCGTGGGCCCGTACAAGCTGGATGTGGCGAAGACACTGGACCAGCTCCAGGAGGAGCTGACCGTCATGCCGATCGGGGAGGCCGCGGCCGCGGCGTTCCCGCGCTGGGTCGTCGACGAGAGGCGTGCCCGGCTGCTCGCCAACGGCGTACGGCTGGACATGCCGGTGTACGAGACCCAGGGGCCGATCGCGGTCTTCGGGCCGGAGGACCGGCTGCTGGCGCTCGTGGAGCAGCAGCACGGCAAGGCGAAGAGCCTGGCCGTCTTCGGCTGA